One Zeugodacus cucurbitae isolate PBARC_wt_2022May chromosome 3, idZeuCucr1.2, whole genome shotgun sequence genomic region harbors:
- the LOC105208490 gene encoding pneumococcal serine-rich repeat protein isoform X4, with protein MEVATTNTHHHNHHHQHLGHQLHHPAHRLPMAKSTQHQQQQQQSNHCLTVSNDSAQSGGGGGGGSPRSPFQREVREWQRIYPDTGALLSGRLEADRWINGPLNSYGKISDSQNISQPNGTQHTQRKQLEVLQKRTANGAVQVIRAQTVQTSSSRSWSSSNSNSASTSASASASASPICMQANVVGARSLLHNHNNSNSISNNNNSINNINSSKHFHSTLQQHLAEANTHWLQLSPPTIAATVDISEVSTDDDLDKAVPTIAETPYIVDDSEIDVGNGCGDDADINASATLCNYSISRSGSAGSGGGGSSKGHALLSSAASSSSTLHSQSSALLVPDTAPSLKLSNLMKSSSGGSSSSNNSTKLNTHKSAGGKVSLHAIVGSAGDNNNNSGSASRINNDLTESPKSTATTAKSSNEALSGIKTWQQQRSNARHLEQATLYGQNSNSSKMRVGGADCDDCYAVVSADADESQLRYHQHHLQPQQLRKQQQQQQQSSVVLSETTPPTRRRDLESFRLYGDSTTAATTAGAAADDNAKADDLRLSTRQLRRQQQPFGQLSSSALLQRSHSISTDDLSNEWESNEAVAESNEWRRVSKLRRSFQSSSTANNSNTSDPAVQQPPSSIRRPYDLPASAVSVSRIRAELESGRRLTTAMRNNHVDLAALESILHGPDKTTGASSRNTLLTAESLKEIRGRLKKLSDESLYKDDFIAYQQPPSADEHIEVQQSVRRKLSTPRLQQLTPEESPEISTATQHTSAFKVVGAQRKPTDNDSLTQRSTHLNQKHTSNSLESRQKQRDTNSTEWHSRRKSYGFEKMSPPDNKTMHRMDASTDSGLGRSGELGNWSPTEAAPPRATVIHFGEPAKAVTSAHYRAAKSPLRRTPDEDLLKRHSIAVDESQYVRDNLRKTSQVHLNGFYEPAEPAAKSTVQLSRYDSNAESNQLFQRNTQNAQKRVEFCKTEVHFAAESGRVNIVETDGKPPPTNNFRRRRRTTSGPLQSLTKTASTAGTSTAVSTTTASNVTHFGDDQHQQQRHRTIASSVVAYKATLVEPPTVLNDAQIMPATTNVTVSVQHAEGSRGSYASTTSGVDTTDNENDEIAAIRGILKNKPVKPKPYHLGENIDSADALWGVQLKPVAGGGSSAAREKEDSPTAVLNKSVAERVRIVEKRHEHSAPNGYSTKINLSLDEPAAAARDWPNAGAPMLMPNTDNQPIPNNTNRRASAQELILQDLREHQRMLDEGLKSTSLIIKTMRSANEFDEAMRRLSIASLESSTMPPIVVPTPMLRSNSYQETVRRYSNASLESTERELTTQTVVHTSSSAAALTAATSSRRLSFETQSAFVTPLSLPPAPLVAPRLKLLGSTEVAVSQQLSQLRRMYDIAATQQENDEDAADSADEEVKSYFCAHEQAEQSDSGGGTLESSSQEDERAIEYSSGSWSRMKAKRTIWKIEAEERKAAPAVLDKADLPKSNIMSIELHSPQTSLEKRDSIKRNQTPPVAKPRTVTGAVNATQHPQIHVATTVKQTADRFSAAEQQRQSLKIVKEARGARKLREHELSYFGVPHGQKHEENETKPKQQPNSNANTLSLSKRSLPSRQRLTVIGNEDTKSMRRHEANNTETTTVSGQTQTATKWQLLNDKPDLLRHSPIAVEPQLIRRTADVQRSERNSTSVERNKRMPSTELRLDDELNDAVEDDDDDNEHFYENITNEITPVFKVKSPQPYDRKMDMERDAFILNEMNENADLTMKALSDEAAHKDRRRRRSSLHRRDSKPLETIEEKLVTQKPNDTCIAVKMSRGTLASEAKRHARHTTTSPSPHDTTTRVRTSSQSSVESCPRARSRSLSSEREYENIRTPKPTRTNATATTKIQAKSVSKQQQRSSSRESQRSARLPYSSGDEVNPREEQRVRMKSKRSSNSTSGTTGRSGERQRSSGSSKKDSHHDKHGHHTTTTSSRDVEQRRRAASSTTHASQREERGECVTVPQQQRTASSGRSSSSNKRREEPATNAGSSGRHSSSRNATEKARTSAGVRLLRSLRVGRTDDAKASSTEQRASGHHRSTSEREKAHEKEREKELQSKSRDTVKARKT; from the exons ATATCCGATTCCCAAAACATCTCACAGCCGAACGGCACCCAACACACACAGCGCAAACAGCTCGAAGTGCTGCAGAAGCGCACCGCCAATGGGGCCGTGCAAGTTATACGCGCACAAACCGTACAAACATCCTCATCCCGCTCATGGTCCTCGTCCAATTCCAATTCCGCCTCGACATCTGCCTCGGCTTCCGCCTCAGCATCGCCCATTTGCATGCAAGCGAATGTTGTTGGTGCGCGTAGCTTATTGCAtaatcacaacaacagcaatagcattagcaacaacaacaacagcattaatAACATAAATAGCAGCAAACATTTTCATAGCACATTGCAACAACATTTAGCCGAGGCAAACACTCATTGGCTGCAACTATCGCCGCCAACAATTGCCGCCACTGTGGACATCAGCGAAGTCAGTACGGACGATGATCTCGATAAGGCAGTGCCAACAATAGCCGAAACCCCCTACATTGTTGACGATAGCGAGATCGATGTTGGCAATGGTTGTGGCGATGACGCCGACATCAACGCCAGCGCAACGCTATGCAATTATTCAATTAGTCGCAGTGGCAGCGCCGGCAGTGGTGGTGGCGGCAGCAGCAAAGGTCATGCTTTGTTGTCATCGGCAGCGTCGTCATCATCAACATTGCATTCGCAATCATCAGCATTACTGGTGCCCGATACGGCGCCAAGCTTGAAATTGAGTAATCTTATG aaaagcagcagcggcggcagcagcagcagcaacaactccACAAAGCTGAACACCCACAAGAGTGCTGGCGGTAAGGTGAGCCTACATGCAATTGTTGGCAGCGctggtgacaacaacaacaacagcggcagcgCTAGTCGAATCAACAACGACTTAACAGAGTCACCAAaaagcacagcaacaacagcgaaaaGTTCAAATGAAGCATTGAGTGGCATAAAAACGTGGCAGCAGCAGCGTAGCAACGCTCGTCATTTGGAACAAGCTACTCTATATGGCCAAAACAGCAATTCATCTAAAATGCGCGTAGGCGGCGCTGATTGTGATGATTGTTATGCGGTTGTGTCGGCTGACGCAGATGAGTCGCAGCTGCGCTACCACCAACACCACCTTCAACCGCAACAGCtacgtaaacaacaacaacagcagcaacaaagcaGTGTTGTGCTAAGTGAAACGACACCACCAACGCGTCGACGTGACTTGGAAAGTTTCCGGCTTTACGGTGACTCCACAACAGCAGCGACGACAGCGGGCGCGGCAGCGGATGACAACGCCAAAGCCGATGATTTACG TCTATCCACGCGTCAATTAcgtcgacaacaacaaccatttggTCAACTGTCCAGCAGCGCCTTACTCCAACGTTCCCATTCAATTTCGACGGACGATCTCAGTAACGAGTGGGAGTCGAACGAGGCGGTTGCTGAGTCCAACGAGTGGCGACGCGTCAGCAAATTGCGACGCTCCTTTCAATCATCCTCTACGGCGAACAATAGTAATACCAGCGATCCCGCAGTGCAACAACCACCGAGCTCTATACGCCGTCCATACGATCTGCCCGCCAGTGCTGTGAGCGTGTCACGCATACGCGCCGAACTCGAAAGCGGTCGACGTCTTACCACAGCTATGCGTAATAATCATGTGGATTTAGCTGCACTAGAGAGTATACTACACGGTCCGGACAAAACTACGGGCGCCAGTAGCCGTAATACATTGCTTACCGCCGAGTCATTGAAAGAAATACGTGGCCGTCTCAAGAAATTATCGGATGAGTCATTGTATAAGGACGATTTTATAGCATATCAACAACCGCCGTCAGCAGACGAGCACATTGAAGTGCAGCAGAGCGTGCGTCGTAAGCTGTCCACACCACGTTTGCAACAATTGACACCGGAAGAGTCGCCCGAGATCTCAACGGCAACACAGCATACATCTGCTTTCAAAGTTGTGGGCGCACAACGCAAGCCAACAGACAACGACAGCTTAACGCAACGCTCAACGCatttaaaccaaaaacacaCCTCAAACAGCTTGGAATCACGTCAGAAGCAAAGAGATACCAATTCAACCGAGTGGCACTCGCGTCGCAAATCATATGGTTTCGAGAAGATGTCACCGCCGGACAACAAAACTATGCACCGCATGGACGCATCCACCGATAGCGGACTCGGACGTTCCGGCGAACTGGGCAATTGGTCACCCACGGAAGCAGCACCACCGCGCGCCACAGTCATACATTTCGGCGAGCCCGCAAAAGCAGTCACTTCGGCACACTACCGCGCCGCTAAATCCCCATTGCGCCGCACACCTGACGAGGACTTGCTCAAGCGACACTCGATCGCTGTCGATGAGAGTCAATATGTGCGCGATAATTTGCGTAAAACCTCACAGGTGCATTTGAATGGTTTCTATGAGCCGGCCGAGCCCGCTGCCAAATCTACAGTGCAGTTGAGTCGTTATGACAGCAATGCGGAGAGTAATCAACTCTTCCAACGCAACACACAAAATGCACAGAAACGTGTTGAGTTCTGCAAAACCGAGGTACATTTCGCCGCCGAATCGGGACGTGTCAATATCGTTGAAACCGATGGTAAACCGCCACCGACAAATAATTTCCGACGACGCCGTCGCACCACAAGTGGACCGCTACAGAGTCTTACCAAAACCGCAAGCACAGCGGGCACAAGCACAGCCGTGAGCACAACAACCGCTAGTAATGTTACACATTTCGGTGATGATCAACATCAGCAGCAACGTCATCGTACCATCGCCAGTTCGGTGGTCGCATATAAAGCTACATTAGTGGAACCACCAACTGTGCTCAATGACGCACAAATAATGCCGGCCACAACTAACGTAACGGTATCCGTACAACATGCAGAGGGTTCACGTGGCAGCTACGCGTCAACAACCAGCGGTGTCGATACGACTGACAATGAGAATGACGAAATCGCCGCTATACGCGGCATACTCAAGAATAAACCGGTAAAGCCGAAACCTTATCATTTGGGTGAGAACATCGATAGCGCCGATGCTTTGTGGGGTGTGCAGTTGAAGCCTGTGGCTGGTGGCGGCAGCAGCGCAGCGCGTGAGAAAG AAGACTCACCCACTGCTGTGTTGAATAAATCCGTTGCAGAACGCGTGCGCATTGTGGAGAAACGTCATGAGCATAGCGCTCCAAATGGTTACTCTACAAAAATCAACTTGAGTCTGGACGAACCAGCTGCAGCAGCGCGTGATTGGCCTAACGCAG GTGCGCCTATGCTAATGCCAAACACTGACAATCAACCCATACCCAACAACACAAATCGCCGTGCGAGCGCACAAGAGCTCATATTACAAGATCTACGCGAACATCAGCGTATGCTCGACGAGGGACTCAAGTCTACATCGCTCATCATCAAAACAATGCGTTCGGCAAATGAGTTTGATGAGGCTATGCGGCGTCTAAGTATAGCTTCACTGGAATCGAGTACGATGCCACCAATTGTGGTGCCCACACCAATGTTGCGTTCGAATAGCTACCAGGAGACCGTACGTCGTTACTCCAACGCCTCCTTGGAGAGCACCGAACGCGAACTTACCACACAGACTGTAGTTCATACGAGTAGCAGTGCTGCAGCGTTAACAGCGGCCACAAGTAGTCGCAGATTGTCGTTTGAAACACAAAGCGCTTTCGTAACACCGTTAAGCCTACCACCAGCACCGCTAGTGGCACCACGTCTAAAGCTGCTCGGCAGCACTGAGGTAGCAGTGAGTCAGCAGCTTTCACAGTTGCGACGCATGTACGATATTGCAGCGACACAGCAAGAAAATGACGAAGATGCCGCCGACAGTGCCGATGAAGAGGTAAAAAGCTACTTTTGCGCACACGAACAAGCGGAACAAAGCGATAGTGGTGGCGGCACGTTGGAGAGCTCTTCGCAGGAAGATGAGCGCGCCATTGAATACTCCAGCGGCAGTTGGAGTCGCATGAAGGCGAAGCGCACAATTTGGAAGATTGAAGCGGAAGAACGTAAAGCGGCGCCGGCCGTATTGGACAAAGCAG atcTACCTAAATCGAACATTATGAGCATAGAACTACATTCACCGCAAACTTCGTTGGAGAAACGTGATTCCATCAAACGTAACCAAACGCCGCCCGTGGCCAAACCGAGAACTGTGACTGGTG CAGTCAACGCCACTCAGCATCCACAGATACATGTGGCCACCACAGTCAAGCAAACAGCTGATCGTTTTTCAGCAGCCGAACAGCAACGGCAGTCACTGAAAATTGTCAAAGAAGCGCGTGGTGCACGTAAACTGCGTGAACACGAACTCTCATACTTTGGCGTACCACACGGACAGAAACACGAAGAGAACGAAACAAAACCGAAGCAACAGCCGAATAGCAACGCTAATACGTTGAGTTTATCGAAGCGTTCGCTACCGTCACGTCAACGTTTAACTGTTATTGGTAACGAGGATACGAAATCGATGCGTCGACATGAAGCAAATAATACAGAAACAACAACCGTAAGCGGACAAACACAAACGGCCACTAAATGGCAATTGTTAAATGACAAACCCGATCTACTACGACACAGTCCGATTGCTGTGGAACCACAATTGATACGACGTACAGCAGATGTGCAGCGCAGTGAACGTAATAGCACATCCGTGGAACGTAACAAACGTATGCCCTCAACAGAGTTGAGGTTAGATGATGAGCTCAATGATGCTGTtgaagatgatgatgacgacaacgagcatttttatgaaaatataacaaatgaaaTTACGCCTGTCTTCAAAGTGAAGTCACCGCAACCGTATGATCGTAAAATGGATATGGAACGCGACGCATTCATATTGAACGAGATGAATGAGAATGCCGATCTGACTATGAAG GCGCTCTCCGATGAGGCCGCCCATAAAGATCGGCGACGACGACGTTCATCGCTCCATAGACGCGACTCCAAACCACTAGAAACGATCGAAGAGAAATTGGTCACCCAAAAACCCAACGACACATGCATTGCGGTGAAAATGTCACGTGGCACGCTAGCCTCCGAAGCCAAACGCCACGCACGTCACACAACCACTTCACCCAGCCCACACGATACAACCACACGAGTGCGTACTTCATCACAATCGTCAGTAGAAAGTTGTCCGCGTGCACGTTCGCGTTCACTCTCCAGCGAACGTGAGTACGAAAACATACGTACACCGAAACCGACGCGCACCAACGCAACAGCCACAACGAAAATACAAGCCAAAAGCGTTAGCAAACAACAGCAGCGCTCCAGTTCACGTGAATCACAGCGTTCAGCGCGTTTGCCATATTCATCGGGCGATGAGGTAAACCCACGCGAGGAACAACGTGTACGCATGAAGAGTAAACGTAGCTCGAACTCTACGAGTGGCACAACGGGTCGTAGTGGTGAACGACAACGTAGCAGCGGTAGCAGTAAGAAGGATAGCCATCACGACAAACATGGACATCacacgacaacaacaagcagtcgAGATGTTGAGCAGCGACGGCGCGCGGCCAGCAGCACTACGCATGCCTCTCAGCGAGAGGAACGCGGTGAGTGCGTGACTGTGCCGCAACAACAGCGCACCGCAAGTAGTGGacgcagcagtagcagcaacaaGCGACGTGAAGAACCTGCCACCAACGCTGGCAGTAGCGGACGTCACTCCAGCTCACGCAATGCCACGGAGAAGGCACGCACTAGCGCTGGTGTGCGTCTATTGCGTTCGCTACGCGTCGGACGTACGGATGATGCCAAAGCGTCCAGCACGGAGCAACGTGCGTCCGGACATCATCGTTCCACCAGCGAGCGCGAGAAGGCACATGAGAAAGAGCGCGAAAAGGAGTTGCAATCCAAATCGCGAG ACACAGTAAAAGCTCGCAAAACATAA